TTTGGACCGCACTGTCATTTAAACCAAAGGGCAAGTAGGCAAAATAATGAACGGAATTTACGGAATTAGCATATTTATTCGCCGTGGTATCGGCCAATGCTATAAGACTATCGTTTACGAATCGATTAAATCCTGATGGACCTTTTCTATCTAGGATAACTGCGGTATCGTTTCTAATGATTCGTTCCAGAACCTTGATGGAACCTTTTGATTTTGAGGTATAATGGATATCCCTAAAATCGAAATCCACATTTGAATCCTTATAATTCTTGCCACCACTCACTTCAATGCTTCTGTTCACTATTTCTTGGACATTTGGTGCTTTTTCCTTTGACTCACAAGCGATTAGGATAATGAAAACAAGTATTATATAAATTCTTTGCATGGAATACTTTCTTTGTTTAATCGTTAGTACATGGGAATCATTACAAAATAAATGCTTTAAATCATTATATCCCTTAAATGTGTTTATTTTTGTCACCAATGCAGAAGAACATCAACATTAAGAATAAAAGGGCTCGTTTTGAGTACGAGCTGTTGGAAACCTTTACGGCAGGACTCGTGCTTGCCGGCACGGAAATTAAATCCATTAGATATGGAAAGGCTTCTATTTCAGAAAGCTTTTGCGAGTTTAACGATCGTGATGAGCTTTTTGTAATCAACATGCAAATTGACGAATATTCGCATGCTTCCCACTTTAACCATAAACCAAAAGCGGAACGTAAACTGTTATTGAACAAAAGGGAATTAAGAAAATTACACAAAGAGGTAAAGACAACGGGACTCACCATCGTTCCCCTAACACTGTTCATCAACGACCGCGGATTGGCCAAAATGCAAATAGCACTTGCCAAGGGTAAAAAACTTTATGATAAGAGAGAAACCATAAAGGATAGGGATAATAAACGGAATCTAGACCGAATCAAAAAAAGCTTTAACGCCTAAGGTTTTAGTTCTTATCCTCCAATAAGGGCACAAACCTAAAGGACCCATATTCCGTTTTCTTGAATTCCTTCTCAGAAGTCCTTTCAAAAAGCGTCATTATTTGCTCTTCAAAACCAACAGGTATTACCAACCTTCCTCCTACTTTCAATTGGGACATTAAGGCCTTAGGAACTTCAGGTGCTCCCGCGGTTACGATAATCCGGTCAAAGGGCGCTTCTTCGGGCAGACCTTTATAACCATCGCCAAAAATGAACTTCTTTGGTCTGTATCCCATTTTTTTAAAGAATAGACTCGTTTTTTTAAAAAGTTCCAACTGTCTTTCAATGGTAAAGACCTTCACCTTGCACTTTAACAAAACCGCCGTCTGGTAACCACTGCCGGTGCCTATTTCCAAAACACTAAGATTTGGTTCCAGTTGCAACAGCTCCGTTTGAAACGCAACGGTATAGGGCTGGGAAATGGTTTGGTCCGCAGCAATGGGAAATGCCTTATCCTGATACGCGTGACCTTCAAAACTACTGTCCATAAAAAAATGTCTTGGCACCTCCCTAATGGCATCCAGGACGATTTTATTGGAAATGCCCTTTTCTATCAGCAACTCTGCCAATTGATTGCGCATGCCTCTGTGTTTATATGTGTCCTTCAATTCTAGATTGGTTTGGTTCCCAAATTTATAAAACAATGTTATAGAAAAGAAACCTACAAAAAAAGTAAATATGAAAATTGGAATTTGCATTCCTGCCTAAACTTATAAACTATGTGTATTTTTGATAAAAAAGGAATAGCATGCTCAAAGTTGGGGTCTTAGGGGCCGGTCATTTAGGAAAAATTCATTTACGCTTGCTCAATCAGTCCGAAAAATATGAACTGATAGGTTTTTATGATGCCGATATCATAAACGGTAAAAAGGTGGCCGCTGAATTTGGATATACTTATTTTGACAATATCAATGATTTAATTGACGCCGTTGACGTTGTCGATATCGTAACGCCTACCCTATCCCATTATGAATGTGCCAAAAAGGCCATGGAAAAGGCCAGGCATGTCTTTATTGAAAAACCCATTACCAATACCTTGGAAGAAGCGGAAAACCTATTGATGTTAGAGCACAAATATAAGGTAAAGGGACAGGTTGGCCACGTAGAACGTTTTAATCCGGCTTTTACTGCAGTTAGGGAATCCATCAACCAGCCAATGTTCATCGAAACGCACCGATTGGCCGAATTCAATCCGCGCGGTACCGATGTACCCGTAGTTTTGGATTTGATGATACATGACATTGATGCCATTTTGAGCGTTGTAAAATCAAAAGTAGTCGGTATAAAGGCAAGCGGGGTATCCGTTTTAAGCCAATCACCGGATATTGCCAATGCGCGATTGGAATTTGAGAATGGCTGTGTGGCCAATCTTACCGCCAGTAGGATAAGTCTTAAAAACATGCGCAAATCACGATTCTTCCAAAAGGACGCCTACATTTCTGTCGATTTTTTGGAGAAAAAAGTGGAAGTCGTAAGGATGAAGGACGCCCCTGCAATAGCCGGTGATTTTGATATGATCCTTCAAAATGCGGAAGGTGTAAAAAAACAGATTTATTTTGAAAACCCTTCCATTACGGAAAACAATGCCATTTTGGACGAGTTGGAATCCTTCGCGGAGTCCATCCTTGAAGATAGCATACCTATGGTTACGCTAGAACAAGGAACCGAGGCATTGAAAGTGGCTCTACAGATTATAGCCGCTTTTGAAAACAAATCGGTTTTAAATTAAACAAGTGCCATAAATATAATTTTTAATTTTTCATTACTCTTACATATGAAGAATATTGCGGTCATAGGAGCGGGAACCATGGGAAACGGTATTGCCCATGTATTTGCCCAAAACGGTTACTGGGTAAACCTTATAGACCTAAATGAAGATGCTCTAAAAAACGGGATTTCCAATATTTCCAAGAACCTGGACAGGATGATTTCCAAAGGTGCCATTCAGGAGGAGGACAAGAAG
Above is a window of Maribacter algicola DNA encoding:
- a CDS encoding protein-L-isoaspartate(D-aspartate) O-methyltransferase, which gives rise to MKDTYKHRGMRNQLAELLIEKGISNKIVLDAIREVPRHFFMDSSFEGHAYQDKAFPIAADQTISQPYTVAFQTELLQLEPNLSVLEIGTGSGYQTAVLLKCKVKVFTIERQLELFKKTSLFFKKMGYRPKKFIFGDGYKGLPEEAPFDRIIVTAGAPEVPKALMSQLKVGGRLVIPVGFEEQIMTLFERTSEKEFKKTEYGSFRFVPLLEDKN
- the smpB gene encoding SsrA-binding protein SmpB produces the protein MQKNINIKNKRARFEYELLETFTAGLVLAGTEIKSIRYGKASISESFCEFNDRDELFVINMQIDEYSHASHFNHKPKAERKLLLNKRELRKLHKEVKTTGLTIVPLTLFINDRGLAKMQIALAKGKKLYDKRETIKDRDNKRNLDRIKKSFNA
- a CDS encoding DUF6503 family protein, translating into MQRIYIILVFIILIACESKEKAPNVQEIVNRSIEVSGGKNYKDSNVDFDFRDIHYTSKSKGSIKVLERIIRNDTAVILDRKGPSGFNRFVNDSLIALADTTANKYANSVNSVHYFAYLPFGLNDSAVQKEFMEIVDIKDKTYYKVKVTFREEGGGDDFDDVYVYWFNTETFKPDYLAYEFHVNGGGQRFREAYNERYVGDIRFVDYKNYKPKIENSSIYKIDSLYVNDGLELLSNIELKNVQVNRDNYN
- a CDS encoding Gfo/Idh/MocA family protein encodes the protein MLKVGVLGAGHLGKIHLRLLNQSEKYELIGFYDADIINGKKVAAEFGYTYFDNINDLIDAVDVVDIVTPTLSHYECAKKAMEKARHVFIEKPITNTLEEAENLLMLEHKYKVKGQVGHVERFNPAFTAVRESINQPMFIETHRLAEFNPRGTDVPVVLDLMIHDIDAILSVVKSKVVGIKASGVSVLSQSPDIANARLEFENGCVANLTASRISLKNMRKSRFFQKDAYISVDFLEKKVEVVRMKDAPAIAGDFDMILQNAEGVKKQIYFENPSITENNAILDELESFAESILEDSIPMVTLEQGTEALKVALQIIAAFENKSVLN